A genome region from Taeniopygia guttata chromosome 5, bTaeGut7.mat, whole genome shotgun sequence includes the following:
- the SIX6 gene encoding homeobox protein SIX6, which produces MFQLPILNFSPQQVAGVCETLEESGDIERLGRFLWSLPVAPAACEALNKNESVLRARAIVAFHTGNYRELYHILENHKFTKESHAKLQALWLEAHYQEAEKLRGRPLGPVDKYRVRKKFPLPRTIWDGEQKTHCFKERTRHLLREWYLQDPYPNPSKKRELAQATGLTPTQVGNWFKNRRQRDRAAAAKNRLQQQVLTQGSVRSLQAEEESGGEAVGAASSPAASLSSKAATSAISITSSDSECDI; this is translated from the exons ATGTTCCAGCTGCCCATCCTCAATTTCAGCCCGCAGCAGGTGGCCGGGGTATGCGAGACCCTGGAGGAGAGCGGGGACATCGAGCGCCTGGGGCGCTTCCTCTGGTCCCTGCCCGTGGCCCCCGCGGCCTGCGAGGCGCTCAACAAGAACGAGTCGGTGCTGAGAGCCCGGGCCATCGTGGCCTTCCACACGGGGAACTACCGGGAGCTCTACCACATCCTGGAGAACCACAAGTTCACCAAGGAGTCCCACGCCAAACTGCAAGCCCTCTGGCTGGAAGCGCACTACCAGGAGGCGGAGAAGCTGCGGGGCCGACCCCTGGGGCCGGTGGACAAGTACCGGGTGAGGAAGAAGTTCCCGCTGCCGCGCACCATCTGGGACGGCGAGCAGAAGACACATTGCTTCAAGGAGCGGACGAGGCATTTGCTGCGGGAGTGGTACCTGCAGGACCCTTACCCCAACCCCAGCAAAAAGCGGGAACTGGCTCAGGCCACGGGACTTACCCCCACGCAAGTGGGCAACTGGTTCAAAAACCGCAGGCAAAGGGACAGGGCAGCAGCCGCTAAGAACAG GCTACAGCAGCAGGTCCTAACGCAGGGCTCGGTGCGCTCGCTGCAAGCGGAGGAGGAGAGCGGCGGCGAGGCGGTGGGGGCCGCCTCCAGCCCCGCAGCCAGTCTCTCCAGCAAAGCGGCCACCTCCGCCATCTCCATCACATCCAGCGACAGTGAATGTGACATCTGA